From Elusimicrobiota bacterium, one genomic window encodes:
- a CDS encoding GIY-YIG nuclease family protein, translating into MAKRAKLKPSWFVYIALCANDTFYTGITTDIKRRFQEHVSSRGARYTRSFKPIRLLWKEPHPERSSALKREAQIKSWSRPQKEAFIYGRAL; encoded by the coding sequence ATGGCGAAGAGAGCGAAACTAAAGCCTTCGTGGTTCGTTTATATCGCCTTATGCGCCAACGATACTTTTTACACGGGAATCACGACGGATATCAAGCGTAGGTTTCAAGAGCACGTATCTTCACGAGGCGCTCGCTACACTCGCTCATTTAAACCAATCAGATTGCTTTGGAAGGAGCCGCATCCCGAGCGTTCCAGCGCCCTTAAACGTGAAGCTCAGATCAAGAGCTGGAGCCGGCCGCAGAAAGAAGCGTTTATTTACGGCAGGGCTTTATAG
- the glpK gene encoding glycerol kinase GlpK, with protein MTNHILAIDQGTTGSTVLLMDEDLNRLAMADMDFKQHFPKPGWVEHDLNDVWNSVARTVNKIMRGRDAKKIAAIGITNQRETLCFWDRKTLEPLARAIVWQDRRTASLCTALKDKGLEPFFQKQTGLLLDPYFSGTKAAWAFKHWPQIKRAYRQGRLAAGTIDSYLIARLSGGAHVTEPSNASRTLAFHLTRHHWDDELCAALDVPNNIWPELRPSIGVFAKTRHAPGLPDGIPIAGVLGDQQAALLGQACLQEGSAKCTYGTGAFLVFNTGAKPVASKHRLLSTIAWALDDKNYTYALEGSAFIAGAAVQWARDGLQLFKKAGEIETLAGRVSSSEGVVFVPALTGLGAPHWQPEAKGLLMGITRGTERAHIARAILEGIAFQNVGILQAMQNDIGRPLKSLNVDGGAAANNLLMQFQADILGVELKRPKFLETTSLGAVFAAGLGIGLWSNLSQIKKAWKKDRMFSPRMSAGARRQALAGWKRAIDFLAGRAY; from the coding sequence ATGACGAATCATATCCTCGCCATTGATCAGGGCACAACCGGCTCCACCGTGTTGTTGATGGATGAAGACCTTAACCGTCTGGCGATGGCGGATATGGATTTTAAGCAGCATTTTCCCAAACCCGGATGGGTGGAGCATGATTTAAACGATGTCTGGAATTCCGTGGCCCGCACCGTCAACAAAATCATGCGTGGGCGCGATGCCAAAAAAATTGCGGCCATCGGCATCACCAATCAGCGCGAAACCCTCTGCTTTTGGGACAGGAAAACTTTGGAGCCTTTGGCCCGGGCCATTGTTTGGCAGGACCGGCGAACCGCGTCTTTGTGTACGGCGTTGAAAGACAAGGGGCTCGAACCCTTTTTTCAGAAACAGACCGGGCTTTTGCTCGATCCCTATTTTTCCGGGACCAAGGCGGCCTGGGCGTTCAAGCACTGGCCTCAAATCAAACGGGCTTACCGGCAAGGCCGGTTGGCCGCAGGCACCATCGACAGCTATTTGATCGCGCGTCTTTCCGGCGGCGCGCATGTGACCGAGCCCAGCAATGCGTCAAGAACCTTGGCTTTTCACCTGACGCGGCATCATTGGGATGATGAGTTGTGCGCGGCTTTGGATGTGCCGAACAATATTTGGCCCGAGCTGCGGCCTTCGATCGGGGTTTTCGCTAAAACGCGCCATGCTCCCGGTTTGCCGGACGGCATTCCCATCGCCGGCGTTCTGGGGGATCAGCAAGCCGCTTTATTGGGCCAGGCTTGTTTGCAAGAAGGCTCGGCTAAATGCACGTACGGTACCGGAGCTTTTCTTGTTTTTAACACGGGCGCCAAACCCGTGGCCAGCAAGCACCGGCTGTTGAGCACCATCGCCTGGGCGCTCGATGATAAGAATTACACCTATGCCCTGGAAGGCAGCGCTTTTATCGCCGGAGCCGCGGTCCAATGGGCGCGCGATGGGCTCCAGCTTTTCAAAAAAGCGGGCGAGATCGAGACCTTAGCCGGCCGGGTTTCTTCTTCGGAGGGCGTGGTTTTTGTTCCTGCTTTAACCGGCCTGGGTGCTCCTCATTGGCAGCCGGAGGCCAAAGGCTTGTTGATGGGCATCACGCGGGGCACCGAGCGAGCGCACATTGCCCGCGCCATTTTAGAAGGCATCGCTTTTCAAAATGTCGGGATTCTTCAAGCCATGCAAAACGATATCGGCCGGCCCTTGAAAAGCCTGAACGTGGATGGAGGGGCGGCGGCCAATAATTTGTTGATGCAGTTTCAGGCGGATATTTTGGGCGTCGAACTGAAACGGCCGAAATTTCTCGAAACAACCAGCCTGGGCGCGGTCTTTGCCGCGGGTTTGGGCATCGGGTTATGGTCCAATTTGTCCCAAATTAAAAAAGCTTGGAAAAAAGACCGGATGTTCAGCCCAAGAATGAGCGCGGGCGCGCGCCGTCAAGCCTTGGCCGGATGGAAGCGTGCCATTGATTTTCTCGCCGGGCGCGCTTATTGA
- the nirK gene encoding nitrite reductase, copper-containing, with protein MNINIRSPLAAFAVIACILAFAADAPAKTEETIDAELTYAPHVPVPIARKKPVVVRVKLETPEVKGVLMEGLDQPTEYIFWTFNSHVPGPFIRVRQGDTLELHLKNPAESTMSHNIDLHAVTGPGGGAAVTLAKPGETVVARFKMMHSGLYVYHCAAPPVTDHIANGMYGLILVEPPEGLPKVDREFYVLQSEFYTKEEFGTERLVQYDRDKAAEEKPTYVVFNGRYGALTEDNALTAKTGEKIRLFLGNGGPNLVSSFHIIGEIFDRVYKEGSMDASGLKNVQTTLIPAGGAAIVEFGLEVPGSYTLVDHSIFRIEKGAVGIINATGAEAPQIYKALP; from the coding sequence ATGAATATTAATATCAGAAGTCCTTTGGCCGCATTCGCCGTCATTGCGTGCATCCTCGCCTTTGCCGCTGACGCGCCGGCTAAAACCGAAGAAACCATCGATGCCGAACTAACCTACGCGCCCCATGTTCCGGTCCCTATTGCCCGGAAAAAACCCGTGGTCGTTCGCGTCAAGTTGGAAACGCCGGAGGTCAAAGGCGTCCTCATGGAAGGTTTGGATCAGCCGACCGAATATATTTTTTGGACGTTCAACAGCCATGTTCCGGGCCCGTTCATCCGGGTTCGGCAAGGCGACACCTTGGAACTGCATCTGAAAAATCCCGCGGAAAGCACGATGAGCCACAACATCGATCTTCATGCGGTCACCGGCCCGGGAGGCGGCGCAGCCGTCACGTTGGCCAAACCCGGAGAAACCGTGGTCGCCCGATTTAAAATGATGCATTCCGGTCTCTACGTCTATCACTGCGCGGCGCCGCCGGTGACGGATCATATCGCCAACGGCATGTATGGACTCATTCTAGTGGAGCCGCCCGAAGGCCTGCCTAAGGTGGACAGGGAATTCTACGTGCTGCAAAGCGAATTCTACACGAAAGAAGAATTCGGCACCGAAAGGCTTGTCCAATACGACCGCGATAAAGCCGCCGAAGAAAAACCGACCTACGTGGTTTTCAACGGCCGCTACGGCGCCCTGACGGAGGACAACGCCCTGACCGCCAAAACCGGGGAAAAAATACGCCTCTTTCTGGGCAACGGCGGCCCCAACCTGGTGTCCTCATTCCATATCATCGGGGAAATCTTCGACCGCGTCTACAAAGAAGGCAGCATGGACGCTTCCGGGTTAAAAAACGTGCAGACCACGCTGATCCCGGCCGGGGGCGCGGCCATCGTGGAATTCGGCCTGGAAGTTCCGGGCAGCTACACGTTGGTGGATCATTCCATCTTCAGGATTGAGAAAGGAGCAGTGGGCATCATCAACGCGACCGGCGCCGAGGCGCCGCAAATCTATAAAGCCCTGCCGTAA
- a CDS encoding SDR family NAD(P)-dependent oxidoreductase, with translation MTIKSLLLLDIYLVRRCIELLEAIVKNRALLIGLPEKDQIALLTAAGRVSRPTRLEKILRRRAYRSQERKRIRTEDRLLLAETQIRSLRRETVFAAPAKPTLDIGPAQDGPALNTPRTCYVCKTKFDKLHFFYDAMCGPCAEFNYFKRFQTASLKGTTAVITGARLKIGYQASLMMLRAGAKVIATTRFPHDAARRYSREKDFGDWSARLQIHGLDLRHSPSVEIFCRYLDSSLERLDILVNNAAQTVRRPPAFYQHLLEFETPGNPALAQDERRLLRNHEHLKSLLANTPSLLPQAGPVDATGMAIWHRGGFGIGVRESAMLSQLKYNYDDADLGLEVFPPGRTDADLQQVDLRKMNSWRMPLAEVPTAEMIELQLINAVAPFILCSKLKPLMLRQPTWEKHIVNVSAMEGSFSRHTKTDKHPHTNMAKAALNMLTVTSAADYAKDGIYMNAVDTGWVTDEDPAHLSARKQEEHGFEPPLDIVDGAARVCDPFFSGLLEGRHLWGKFFKDYKPTNW, from the coding sequence ATTACGATAAAATCTCTCTTGTTGCTTGACATCTACTTGGTCCGCCGCTGCATCGAACTCCTTGAGGCGATCGTTAAGAATCGCGCGCTTCTTATCGGGCTTCCGGAAAAAGATCAAATCGCTCTGCTGACCGCGGCTGGGCGCGTTTCGCGCCCCACGCGCCTGGAAAAAATATTGCGGCGGCGGGCCTATCGCAGCCAAGAGCGCAAACGCATCAGAACCGAGGATCGTTTGCTCCTGGCTGAAACCCAGATACGCTCCCTACGCCGGGAGACGGTATTCGCCGCTCCGGCCAAGCCGACTCTCGATATCGGGCCGGCGCAGGATGGGCCGGCGCTTAACACCCCGCGCACCTGTTACGTTTGCAAGACAAAATTCGACAAACTCCATTTCTTCTACGACGCCATGTGCGGCCCCTGCGCCGAATTTAATTACTTCAAACGCTTTCAGACGGCGTCCTTAAAGGGAACAACGGCCGTTATTACCGGGGCGCGGCTTAAAATCGGGTATCAAGCTTCACTGATGATGCTGCGCGCCGGGGCCAAGGTTATAGCGACCACGCGATTTCCGCACGACGCCGCCCGGCGCTACTCACGGGAAAAAGATTTCGGGGACTGGAGCGCGAGGCTTCAAATCCACGGCCTTGACCTTCGCCACTCGCCCAGCGTCGAAATTTTCTGCCGCTACCTCGACAGCTCGCTTGAGCGCTTAGACATTCTGGTCAACAATGCGGCGCAAACGGTGCGCCGCCCGCCGGCTTTTTACCAACACCTGCTTGAATTCGAAACACCGGGGAACCCGGCCCTGGCCCAGGATGAACGGCGGCTGTTGCGCAATCACGAACACCTTAAAAGCCTGCTGGCCAACACACCGTCCTTGTTGCCCCAAGCCGGTCCGGTCGACGCCACCGGCATGGCAATCTGGCACCGCGGAGGCTTCGGCATCGGAGTTAGGGAGTCGGCCATGCTGTCTCAACTCAAATACAATTACGATGACGCCGACTTGGGATTAGAGGTATTCCCCCCGGGACGCACGGATGCCGACTTGCAGCAAGTGGACCTGCGTAAAATGAACAGTTGGCGCATGCCCTTGGCCGAAGTGCCCACAGCTGAAATGATCGAGCTTCAACTCATTAACGCGGTCGCTCCCTTTATTCTGTGCTCAAAGCTTAAGCCCTTGATGCTGCGCCAACCGACATGGGAAAAACATATCGTCAATGTCTCCGCCATGGAAGGCAGCTTCTCGCGGCACACCAAGACGGACAAGCACCCGCACACGAACATGGCTAAAGCCGCGCTGAACATGCTGACTGTAACCTCAGCCGCGGATTACGCCAAGGACGGCATCTATATGAATGCGGTTGACACCGGCTGGGTCACCGATGAGGACCCCGCCCATTTGTCGGCGCGCAAGCAAGAAGAGCACGGATTCGAACCCCCGCTGGATATCGTCGATGGCGCCGCCCGCGTTTGCGATCCATTTTTTTCAGGACTCCTGGAAGGCCGCCACCTCTGGGGAAAATTCTTCAAGGACTACAAGCCGACCAATTGGTAA
- the era gene encoding GTPase Era: MTPQAHRAGFAAILGRPNAGKSTLMNALLGQTLSIVSPRPQTTRHKILGIANSGDYQLIFVDTPGWLDAAKDRLQGALRWASQSAARDDTDILIWVADDAVQESERALIESLSRFQRPMILVLAKADIKEISGRLRAGEAAWRAMARWDSVFHVSAKTGQGVTALRSRLIALLPESPPYYPKDQASDRYERFFAAEIIRERIFELYDEEIPHAATVEIESYREEPGRSDRISASVIVERESQKGIVIGKGGAAIRRLREQSVQGIEAFTGRPVELEIRVRVEKNWRQNSESVRRLGY; encoded by the coding sequence ATGACGCCTCAGGCGCATCGCGCCGGTTTTGCCGCTATCTTGGGCCGCCCAAATGCCGGCAAGTCGACGTTAATGAACGCGCTGTTAGGCCAAACCCTATCCATTGTTTCGCCCAGGCCGCAGACCACGCGCCATAAAATTTTAGGCATCGCCAACAGTGGCGATTACCAGTTGATTTTCGTGGATACGCCCGGTTGGCTGGATGCGGCCAAGGATCGCTTGCAGGGAGCGTTGCGTTGGGCCAGCCAAAGCGCGGCGCGCGATGATACCGATATTTTAATCTGGGTGGCGGATGACGCCGTTCAAGAAAGCGAACGGGCCCTGATCGAATCCTTAAGCCGGTTCCAGCGGCCTATGATTTTGGTCCTGGCCAAGGCGGATATTAAGGAGATCTCCGGGCGGTTGCGCGCGGGAGAAGCTGCTTGGCGGGCCATGGCCCGGTGGGACTCCGTGTTTCACGTCTCAGCGAAAACCGGGCAAGGAGTGACCGCGCTTAGGAGCCGGTTGATCGCTTTGCTGCCGGAGTCCCCTCCTTATTATCCGAAAGATCAGGCTTCGGACCGTTATGAGCGTTTCTTCGCGGCGGAAATCATCCGGGAGCGCATCTTTGAGCTCTATGACGAGGAAATCCCCCATGCCGCCACCGTGGAAATCGAGAGTTATCGCGAGGAACCGGGGCGGTCGGACCGGATTTCAGCCTCTGTGATTGTGGAGCGGGAAAGTCAAAAAGGCATTGTCATCGGCAAAGGCGGCGCCGCCATCCGGCGGTTGAGGGAACAATCGGTTCAAGGCATCGAGGCGTTCACGGGCCGCCCGGTTGAGTTGGAGATTCGCGTCCGTGTTGAGAAAAATTGGCGCCAGAACAGCGAGTCGGTGCGCCGTTTGGGCTATTAA
- a CDS encoding M23 family metallopeptidase: protein MRIFNTWPALFWTLMLFVLCGCFRPSFAAGKSKFLSVDWPQTVTQGEAFVIRVVSPKKLKELKGELAGKPVYFAEISSSVYLALAGIDVEEAPGRRDWKIAALPEKRWFRWKAEGSFEINAGTFPVQRLTLPPKMVTFDEETQKRVDRDSAKLKEVFGLNSGERLWHEPFVYPVRKMRISSAFGLQRIMNDEPRPRHTGVDFRAPVGEPILAVNAGRVALVDNQYLGGNVVAIDHGWGIFSVYSHLDATTVKEGERVLKGQMIGRAGQTGRASGPHLHFAFRLNGARVDPMTVFKINRARLGF, encoded by the coding sequence GTGCGTATTTTCAACACTTGGCCGGCCTTGTTTTGGACGCTGATGCTTTTTGTTCTGTGCGGTTGTTTTAGACCTTCGTTCGCCGCAGGGAAAAGCAAATTCTTGTCCGTTGATTGGCCCCAAACCGTGACTCAGGGAGAGGCTTTCGTCATCCGCGTCGTGAGCCCCAAGAAATTGAAAGAGTTGAAAGGCGAGCTTGCGGGCAAGCCGGTGTATTTTGCCGAAATCAGTTCGTCGGTCTATTTGGCTTTAGCCGGGATCGATGTGGAGGAGGCTCCGGGCCGGCGCGATTGGAAAATCGCCGCGCTGCCGGAGAAAAGATGGTTCCGTTGGAAAGCGGAGGGTTCCTTCGAAATCAATGCCGGCACTTTTCCCGTTCAGCGTCTGACCCTGCCTCCAAAAATGGTGACGTTCGATGAGGAAACGCAAAAACGCGTGGACCGGGATTCGGCCAAATTAAAGGAGGTGTTCGGTTTGAATTCCGGGGAGCGTCTATGGCATGAGCCTTTCGTTTATCCCGTCCGGAAAATGCGCATATCATCGGCGTTCGGGCTTCAGCGCATCATGAACGATGAACCCCGGCCCCGGCACACGGGCGTTGATTTCCGCGCCCCGGTGGGCGAGCCGATTCTAGCGGTCAATGCCGGGCGCGTGGCGTTGGTGGATAATCAATATTTAGGCGGAAACGTCGTGGCCATCGACCATGGCTGGGGGATTTTTTCAGTTTATTCCCATTTAGACGCGACGACCGTTAAAGAGGGCGAACGCGTTCTAAAAGGCCAAATGATCGGCCGGGCCGGGCAAACGGGGCGCGCGAGCGGACCTCACCTTCATTTCGCCTTCCGGCTTAACGGCGCGCGCGTCGATCCCATGACTGTTTTTAAAATCAACCGGGCGCGGCTTGGTTTTTAG
- a CDS encoding AAA family ATPase, translating into MEHFERLLRLLDVEREAEWQENKRELARYPLEVREALGKTATRLTFAGTDTGVGNYPLLSLTRHLREGDPSPFHAMDSGDIVQIVFPDGAGVLDGTLYKVEDAAITIALNKELPRSLPSGPYQVDLLGSDATYRRMAEALTRVDKERLGVTARLRDIFLGDLKPRIGKPAKVNFLNESLNEFQRRAVETALGAPEVAIIHGPPGTGKTTVLVEIIRQAVQQKLRILAGAPSNIAVDNILEKLLACKIRAVRLGHPARISEALRHATLDALIAHDPVQNDVRKMRQEFDRMNKRDTPRGDLFRLKKEIRAMEKDIFRSVLRSAQVVLSTHGGLNLNMFRENFDLVVLDEASQSTEPLSWIPLVKAKKAILAGDVCQLPPTIYSQEAAREGLAVTLLERLKTTLPKGLQALLRVQYRMHEAIMGFSSQQFYEGKLIADESVKTHLLSDLPNTEASELTTQPLIYIDTAGAGFEETWNELLESRENKGEADLAVRLYQKLRLSGVEANQIAVITPYVAQVRLIKSLLKEPGLEIASIDAFQGREKEAIILSLVRSNDQNEVGFLSDTRRMNVGMTRARRLLIVIGDSASIAGHPFYAQFIDYAARHEAHRSSYEWSGQ; encoded by the coding sequence ATGGAACATTTCGAACGCCTGCTCAGGCTCTTGGACGTTGAACGCGAGGCCGAATGGCAGGAGAATAAACGCGAGTTGGCGCGCTACCCGCTGGAAGTTCGCGAAGCCTTGGGTAAAACAGCCACGCGATTGACCTTCGCGGGCACGGATACCGGCGTCGGCAACTACCCTCTTCTTTCCCTGACGCGCCATTTGCGCGAAGGGGACCCGTCTCCTTTTCATGCCATGGACTCCGGCGATATCGTCCAAATCGTTTTCCCCGACGGCGCGGGCGTTTTAGACGGCACGCTGTATAAAGTCGAAGACGCGGCCATCACCATCGCCTTGAATAAAGAACTCCCCCGATCATTGCCTTCCGGGCCGTATCAAGTCGATCTTTTGGGCAGCGACGCCACGTACCGGCGCATGGCCGAGGCCCTGACCAGAGTCGACAAGGAACGCCTGGGCGTGACCGCCAGGCTCCGCGATATTTTCTTGGGCGATTTAAAACCGCGCATCGGCAAACCCGCCAAAGTGAACTTTTTGAATGAATCGCTTAATGAATTCCAGCGTCGCGCCGTGGAAACCGCGCTGGGCGCCCCGGAAGTCGCCATTATCCACGGCCCGCCCGGCACCGGCAAAACCACGGTTTTAGTCGAAATCATCCGCCAGGCCGTCCAACAAAAACTGCGCATCTTAGCCGGCGCGCCGAGCAATATCGCGGTGGACAATATTCTTGAAAAACTGCTCGCCTGCAAAATCCGGGCCGTGCGCCTGGGGCATCCGGCGCGGATTTCCGAAGCCCTGCGCCACGCCACTTTGGACGCGCTCATCGCGCATGATCCGGTTCAAAACGATGTCCGCAAAATGCGCCAAGAGTTCGACCGCATGAACAAGCGAGATACGCCCAGAGGCGATCTTTTCCGGCTTAAAAAAGAAATTCGCGCCATGGAAAAAGATATTTTCCGCTCCGTGCTGCGATCCGCGCAGGTCGTGCTGTCCACGCACGGAGGACTGAACCTCAATATGTTTCGCGAAAACTTCGATCTTGTGGTGCTGGATGAGGCTTCTCAATCAACGGAACCTCTATCCTGGATCCCCCTGGTCAAAGCCAAAAAAGCGATTCTCGCCGGAGACGTCTGCCAGCTTCCCCCCACGATTTATTCCCAAGAAGCGGCACGGGAAGGCTTGGCCGTGACGCTATTGGAGCGCCTCAAAACAACTCTGCCCAAAGGACTGCAAGCCCTGTTGCGCGTGCAGTACCGGATGCACGAAGCCATCATGGGCTTTTCATCGCAGCAATTTTATGAGGGGAAACTCATCGCCGATGAATCGGTTAAAACGCATCTCCTTTCGGATTTGCCCAATACCGAGGCCTCGGAACTGACCACGCAGCCCTTGATTTACATCGATACCGCGGGCGCGGGCTTTGAGGAAACCTGGAATGAGCTGTTGGAAAGCAGGGAAAATAAAGGGGAGGCTGATTTAGCGGTGCGCCTCTACCAAAAACTCCGGCTCTCAGGCGTCGAAGCCAATCAAATCGCCGTCATCACGCCCTATGTGGCCCAGGTGCGCCTGATCAAGAGCCTGCTCAAGGAACCGGGTCTTGAAATCGCCAGCATCGACGCCTTTCAAGGGCGCGAAAAAGAAGCGATTATTCTGTCCTTGGTTCGCAGCAATGATCAAAACGAAGTGGGTTTTCTCTCGGACACGCGGCGTATGAACGTGGGGATGACGCGCGCGCGGCGCTTGTTAATCGTGATCGGAGACAGCGCCAGCATTGCCGGCCATCCCTTTTACGCTCAATTTATCGACTATGCCGCCCGGCACGAAGCCCATCGCAGTTCCTATGAATGGTCGGGTCAATAA
- a CDS encoding TIGR00730 family Rossman fold protein — MSSPSTRRRIMAITSSPSYRKAFEDIGFLKSEGLRPVRLQLELLKPDVMLEKQGVKATVVVFGSARITERAHAQRQLQRLEQDFGKRPKNRALALRLAAARALVRKAKYYDESRRFAALISRHYKGKGVTIVTGGGPGIMEAANRGADDVGAKSMGLNITLPFEQDPNPFITPELCFQFHYFAVRKMHFLLRAKALVVFPGGYGTMDELFEALTLIQTGKMPRFPVILVGRQYWAKAVNFRYLVEEGVVAPKDEHLFHVVETAQEAFAIVKRSFRIAKSSNK, encoded by the coding sequence ATGAGTTCGCCGTCCACGCGCCGCCGGATTATGGCCATCACGAGCTCGCCTTCTTATCGGAAAGCCTTCGAAGATATCGGATTCTTAAAGAGCGAAGGCTTGAGGCCCGTGCGTTTGCAGCTCGAGCTTTTAAAACCGGATGTCATGCTGGAGAAACAGGGCGTTAAAGCCACGGTCGTTGTTTTCGGCAGCGCCCGAATCACCGAGCGCGCCCACGCTCAGCGCCAATTGCAACGGCTTGAGCAGGACTTTGGGAAAAGGCCGAAAAACCGCGCTCTGGCCCTTCGCCTGGCCGCGGCCAGGGCCCTTGTGCGCAAAGCCAAATATTACGACGAGTCCCGGCGTTTCGCGGCTCTTATCTCGCGTCACTATAAAGGCAAGGGCGTGACCATCGTGACCGGCGGCGGGCCGGGCATTATGGAAGCGGCCAATCGCGGCGCGGATGATGTCGGCGCCAAGTCCATGGGGCTCAATATCACGCTTCCATTCGAGCAGGATCCCAACCCCTTCATCACGCCTGAGCTGTGTTTTCAGTTTCATTATTTCGCCGTCCGCAAAATGCATTTTTTGCTCAGGGCCAAAGCCCTGGTCGTGTTTCCCGGCGGCTACGGCACCATGGACGAGCTTTTTGAAGCCCTGACCTTGATTCAAACCGGCAAGATGCCGCGATTCCCGGTGATTTTGGTCGGCCGGCAATATTGGGCCAAAGCCGTTAATTTTCGTTATCTTGTCGAAGAAGGCGTGGTCGCCCCTAAAGACGAACATCTTTTTCACGTGGTGGAAACCGCCCAAGAGGCGTTCGCCATTGTCAAGCGTTCCTTTAGGATCGCCAAATCATCGAACAAATGA
- a CDS encoding BamA/TamA family outer membrane protein, translated as MNRLLFFPAVLAAAILPAAAEQSTVGGLLINGSTTKPEIIGRLLDTKPGASFTPALWSEDLRRLANSGYFYDVQGGSRAAGPGQIHLDLNLKNKFSTIPIFKFKQGGGTSQLTVGLYEVNAFHRLLEIGGQYERMNAKDGGVVWFRHPYFGLRKNRLGAELYAHTLNLPLLSKKGEPQAHFDNEEIRGHLWLEREISPRFKTALTLNCYRNGFEADDSTAEQAARNGAFLQNNRLNSGRTASLTPGAIWGRLDQDDHLVEGRRLKIQAELADRALGSQFEFVKLEAEAAAALVAGERWNLAGQARMGTKSGHEFQHKFYLGGLDTVRGFLDGQFRGEHMWLVNLEARPTILERPLWTLQGNLFADASKTWDARGFGAEGFRNPFLSFGAGLRLIVPRIYRAIIRLDAARTQEPLRQWGLSFGLQQFF; from the coding sequence ATGAATCGGCTGCTCTTTTTTCCGGCTGTGCTGGCGGCGGCGATCCTGCCGGCGGCTGCCGAGCAAAGCACCGTCGGCGGCCTTCTCATCAACGGCTCGACGACCAAACCCGAGATCATCGGCCGCCTTTTGGATACCAAGCCCGGAGCTTCTTTTACCCCGGCATTATGGTCCGAGGACCTGCGTCGCCTGGCCAACAGCGGGTATTTTTACGACGTGCAAGGCGGCTCCCGCGCCGCAGGGCCGGGTCAAATCCATCTGGATCTGAATTTAAAAAATAAATTTTCGACCATCCCTATTTTCAAATTCAAGCAAGGCGGGGGCACATCACAACTGACTGTTGGGCTCTATGAAGTCAACGCCTTCCATCGCTTGCTGGAAATCGGCGGCCAGTATGAGCGCATGAACGCAAAAGACGGAGGCGTCGTTTGGTTCAGGCATCCTTACTTCGGTTTAAGAAAAAACCGCCTGGGCGCCGAGCTTTACGCCCACACCTTGAACCTGCCGCTATTGAGCAAAAAAGGAGAGCCCCAAGCGCATTTTGATAATGAAGAAATCCGCGGGCATTTATGGCTTGAGCGCGAAATCAGCCCGCGCTTCAAAACGGCGCTCACGCTTAATTGTTATCGCAACGGCTTCGAAGCCGACGATTCAACGGCCGAACAAGCCGCTCGCAACGGAGCCTTCCTTCAAAACAACCGGCTGAATTCCGGCCGCACCGCTTCACTGACGCCCGGCGCCATCTGGGGGCGGCTCGATCAGGACGATCATTTGGTCGAAGGCCGGCGGCTGAAAATTCAAGCTGAGTTGGCCGATCGCGCGTTAGGCTCTCAATTTGAATTCGTGAAACTCGAAGCCGAAGCCGCGGCCGCGCTCGTGGCCGGGGAACGCTGGAATCTGGCCGGGCAAGCCCGGATGGGGACGAAAAGCGGCCATGAGTTTCAGCATAAATTTTACTTAGGCGGCTTGGACACGGTGCGCGGCTTCCTGGACGGGCAATTTCGCGGGGAACATATGTGGCTCGTCAATCTCGAAGCCCGGCCTACGATTCTTGAGCGTCCGCTCTGGACGCTTCAGGGCAATCTGTTCGCGGATGCGAGCAAAACCTGGGATGCTCGGGGCTTTGGCGCGGAAGGATTCCGAAACCCTTTTCTGAGCTTCGGCGCCGGGCTTCGCCTGATTGTCCCGCGCATTTACCGGGCGATTATCCGGCTCGACGCGGCGCGAACCCAGGAGCCCCTGCGCCAATGGGGGTTAAGCTTCGGACTCCAACAATTTTTCTAA